In one Corynebacterium bovis DSM 20582 = CIP 54.80 genomic region, the following are encoded:
- a CDS encoding L-lactate dehydrogenase — translation MRHSDGNTIVLIGAGEVGVAYAYAIVNQGLCDRLVIIDIDERRAWGHVQDLRHAVPWAGHQVTVTTGTYDDCADATLVCICAGSAQKPGETRLDLVDRNVAIFRDIVSRVTATGFDGVYLVATNPVDILSYATWRFSGLPANQVIGSGTILDTARFRSALGEYFDVAPTSVHAYVVGEHGDTELPVLSAGTAAGIPLRTRLAQSPTGEQDVTEIFERTRDAAYEIIDAKGSTSFGIGTGLARITRAVLQNEDVVLPVSALLDGEYGQTDMYIGTPAVINRHGVRQVVELDLDDTERERFTRSAETLRRVMDAAGLGEAAGE, via the coding sequence GTGAGGCACAGTGACGGCAACACGATCGTGTTGATCGGGGCGGGGGAGGTCGGCGTCGCGTACGCCTACGCGATCGTGAACCAGGGCCTGTGCGACAGGCTCGTCATCATCGACATCGACGAACGCCGGGCGTGGGGGCACGTCCAGGACCTCCGCCACGCGGTCCCGTGGGCCGGGCACCAGGTGACGGTCACGACCGGCACCTATGACGACTGTGCCGACGCGACCCTCGTGTGCATCTGCGCCGGCTCGGCGCAGAAGCCCGGGGAGACCCGGCTCGACCTCGTGGACCGGAACGTCGCGATCTTCCGCGACATCGTCTCCCGGGTCACGGCGACGGGCTTCGACGGCGTGTATCTCGTCGCCACGAACCCCGTCGACATCCTCTCCTACGCGACGTGGCGTTTCTCCGGGCTGCCGGCCAACCAGGTCATCGGGTCCGGCACCATCCTCGACACCGCCCGGTTCCGCTCCGCACTCGGTGAGTACTTCGACGTCGCGCCGACGTCCGTGCACGCGTACGTCGTCGGCGAGCACGGGGACACCGAACTGCCGGTCCTGTCGGCGGGGACGGCGGCGGGCATCCCGCTGCGCACCCGGCTCGCGCAGTCGCCCACCGGCGAACAGGACGTGACGGAGATCTTCGAACGGACCCGGGACGCCGCCTACGAGATCATCGACGCGAAGGGGTCGACGAGCTTCGGCATCGGCACCGGCCTCGCGCGGATCACCCGGGCGGTCCTCCAGAACGAGGACGTCGTCCTGCCGGTGTCGGCCCTGCTCGACGGCGAGTACGGGCAGACGGACATGTACATCGGCACACCCGCGGTCATCAACCGGCACGGCGTGCGGCAGGTCGTGGAGCTGGACCTCGACGACACCGAGCGCGAGCGGTTCACCCGCTCCGCGGAGACCCTGCGCCGGGTGATGGACGCCGCCGGGCTCGGGGAGGCCGCCGGGGAGTGA
- a CDS encoding superoxide dismutase gives MAVYELPDLPYAYDALEPHISGEIMQLHHDKHHATYVAGANAALEALEKAREEGTNPDQIRALSKNLAFNLGGHTNHSIFWKNLSPNGGGEPTGELAEAITRDFGSFDKFKDHFSSAALGLQGSGWAVLGFDHIAGRLVVEQMTDQQGQISVNFTPLLMLDMWEHAFYLQYKNVKADYVKAVWNVFNWEDVAERYAAAKAK, from the coding sequence ATGGCTGTCTACGAGCTTCCCGACCTGCCCTACGCCTACGACGCCCTCGAGCCGCACATCTCCGGCGAGATCATGCAGCTCCACCACGACAAGCACCACGCGACCTACGTCGCCGGCGCGAACGCGGCCCTCGAGGCGCTCGAGAAGGCCCGCGAGGAGGGCACCAACCCGGACCAGATCCGCGCGCTGTCCAAGAACCTCGCGTTCAACCTCGGTGGCCACACCAACCACTCCATCTTCTGGAAGAACCTCTCCCCGAACGGTGGCGGCGAGCCGACCGGTGAGCTCGCGGAGGCCATCACCCGCGACTTCGGCTCCTTCGACAAGTTCAAGGACCACTTCTCCTCCGCCGCGCTGGGTCTCCAGGGCTCCGGCTGGGCCGTCCTCGGCTTCGACCACATCGCCGGCCGCCTCGTCGTCGAGCAGATGACCGACCAGCAGGGCCAGATCAGCGTCAACTTCACGCCGCTGCTCATGCTCGACATGTGGGAGCACGCCTTCTACCTCCAGTACAAGAACGTCAAGGCCGATTACGTCAAGGCCGTGTGGAACGTCTTCAACTGGGAGGACGTCGCCGAGCGCTACGCCGCCGCCAAGGCCAAGTAG
- the msrA gene encoding peptide-methionine (S)-S-oxide reductase MsrA: protein MSFLDRIIAANTPGPFRADPVTADTALAGGRHPVLPDPQPHTVLGTPITGPWREGQRHIVLGLGCFWGAEKLFWQLDGVESTAVGYAGGYTANPTYREVCTGRTGHAEVVDVVYDPERITEEEILRVAFENHDPTQGDRQGNDVGAQYRSAVYATTPRQLETAREVARAYGEKLRDAGYGDMTTEITMLDDTPAGTVYLAEDEHQQYLDKNPGGYCPVHATGVTCG from the coding sequence GTGAGCTTTCTCGACCGCATCATCGCCGCGAACACCCCCGGACCGTTCCGCGCGGACCCCGTCACCGCGGACACCGCCCTCGCCGGCGGCCGGCACCCCGTCCTGCCCGACCCGCAGCCGCACACCGTGCTCGGCACGCCGATCACCGGCCCGTGGCGGGAGGGGCAGCGGCACATCGTGCTTGGCCTCGGCTGCTTCTGGGGCGCGGAGAAACTGTTCTGGCAGCTCGACGGCGTGGAGTCGACGGCCGTGGGCTACGCCGGCGGGTACACCGCCAACCCCACGTACCGGGAGGTGTGCACCGGGCGCACCGGGCACGCCGAGGTCGTCGACGTGGTCTACGACCCGGAGCGCATCACCGAGGAGGAGATCCTCCGCGTGGCGTTCGAGAACCACGACCCGACGCAGGGGGACCGGCAGGGCAACGACGTCGGCGCCCAGTACCGCTCCGCCGTGTACGCGACGACGCCCCGGCAGCTCGAGACCGCGCGGGAGGTCGCGCGGGCCTACGGGGAGAAGCTGCGTGACGCCGGGTACGGGGACATGACCACCGAGATCACCATGCTCGACGACACCCCGGCGGGGACCGTGTACCTCGCCGAGGACGAGCACCAGCAGTACCTCGACAAGAACCCCGGCGGGTACTGCCCGGTGCACGCGACCGGCGTGACCTGCGGGTAG
- a CDS encoding DUF6474 family protein: MGLLSSARRRRQEKKAIYKAAKVRAKAEAKSTGKLEKKKEKYLRKTAKQVRKLDQKELKARRKHEETMAKTALEQIKAGRFNSANVLRYTAALRTLAPVAVPLAYRALNQLRSLSEGREASRHGVDRSSMGWVAGTGAPQRARIEDLRSRLRDGRVPAGFGRDARERLDQLESSLEHAGSMSDSQKRNLESSVSAELDLLDRQLKDTVASH, encoded by the coding sequence ATGGGACTGCTCAGCTCGGCACGCAGGCGCCGGCAGGAGAAGAAGGCGATCTACAAGGCCGCCAAGGTGCGGGCCAAGGCGGAGGCGAAGTCCACCGGCAAGCTGGAGAAGAAGAAGGAGAAGTACCTCCGGAAGACCGCCAAGCAGGTCCGGAAGCTCGACCAGAAGGAGCTGAAGGCCCGGCGCAAGCACGAGGAGACGATGGCGAAGACCGCCCTCGAGCAGATCAAGGCCGGGCGGTTCAACTCCGCGAACGTGCTGCGGTACACCGCCGCGCTGCGGACGCTCGCCCCGGTCGCGGTGCCGCTGGCGTACCGGGCGCTCAACCAGCTCCGGTCGCTGTCGGAGGGGCGCGAGGCGTCCCGCCACGGCGTGGACCGGTCGTCGATGGGCTGGGTCGCCGGCACCGGTGCGCCGCAGCGCGCCCGGATCGAGGACCTGCGGTCCCGGCTGCGTGACGGGCGGGTGCCCGCCGGGTTCGGGCGGGACGCGCGGGAGCGCCTCGACCAGCTCGAGTCCTCGCTCGAGCACGCCGGGAGCATGAGCGACTCGCAGAAGCGCAACCTGGAGTCCTCCGTCTCCGCGGAGCTCGATCTGCTCGACCGTCAGCTGAAGGACACCGTCGCGTCCCACTGA
- a CDS encoding histone-like nucleoid-structuring protein Lsr2, with protein sequence MARIEVTQFFDDIDNTQLTDGEVKVVEFSINGVNYVMDLSLENARKFEEALAPYIKVATRVTKSRTASKNRSSAGKSSPERNRAIRQWARDKGLKVSMRGQIASSIVEAYDQAHK encoded by the coding sequence ATGGCACGCATTGAAGTGACGCAGTTTTTCGACGACATCGACAACACCCAGCTCACCGACGGTGAGGTCAAGGTTGTCGAGTTCTCCATCAACGGCGTGAACTACGTCATGGACCTCTCCCTCGAGAACGCCCGGAAGTTCGAGGAGGCGCTCGCCCCGTACATCAAGGTCGCCACGCGGGTGACGAAGAGCCGTACGGCCAGCAAGAACCGTTCCTCCGCCGGCAAGTCCTCCCCGGAGCGCAACCGCGCCATCCGCCAGTGGGCCCGCGACAAGGGCCTCAAGGTCTCCATGCGCGGCCAGATCGCGTCCAGCATCGTCGAGGCGTACGACCAGGCCCACAAGTAA
- a CDS encoding response regulator transcription factor produces MIKVLLADDHQIVRLGLRAVLETEDDIEVVGEVATADEAVRAVTDAAADPGTAVDVVLMDLRFGAGRAGEEAENGAQATARIRALPDPPNVLVVTNYDTDVDILGAIEAGAVGYLLKDAPPAELTAAVRSAAEGTTALSSSVANRLMNRVRTPGTALTPREREVLQLLAKGKSNRDIGAELFLSEATVKSHLVHIYDKLGVRSRTSAVAVARDNGVL; encoded by the coding sequence ATGATCAAGGTTCTGCTGGCGGACGACCACCAGATCGTGCGGCTGGGGCTCCGGGCCGTCCTCGAGACGGAGGACGACATCGAGGTCGTCGGGGAGGTGGCGACCGCCGACGAGGCGGTGCGGGCCGTGACGGACGCGGCGGCCGACCCGGGCACCGCGGTGGACGTCGTGCTCATGGACCTGCGTTTCGGTGCGGGCCGGGCCGGCGAGGAGGCGGAGAACGGGGCGCAGGCCACGGCGAGGATCCGGGCGCTGCCGGACCCGCCGAACGTGCTCGTCGTGACGAACTACGACACCGACGTGGACATTCTGGGGGCCATTGAGGCGGGGGCCGTCGGCTACCTCCTCAAGGACGCGCCGCCGGCGGAGCTCACCGCGGCGGTGCGGTCGGCGGCGGAGGGGACGACCGCGTTGTCGAGTTCCGTGGCCAACCGTCTGATGAACCGGGTGCGGACGCCGGGGACGGCGCTCACGCCCCGCGAGCGCGAGGTCCTGCAACTCCTGGCGAAAGGGAAATCGAACCGCGACATCGGTGCCGAGCTGTTCCTGTCCGAGGCGACCGTGAAGTCACACCTCGTGCACATCTACGACAAACTGGGGGTGCGTTCCCGGACGTCCGCCGTCGCCGTCGCGCGGGACAACGGGGTGCTCTGA
- a CDS encoding sensor histidine kinase, translated as MAEDERGARTDPAADGTAGTAPVPGEVTTDTPAAPADGPGRTRARPAPRGVDLRQTVVLVTAFLVVLLALLLAVVVSAAWAAAGGVPVPTLALAGAFGVVFLLGAVGVRSRPGPAVTALWLGVLTVLWVALTLVEPSAVYLVLVLFFLSLILVRWPWGVVVTLLAMVLAVGLSVGLVGPSVGAVLGPVLSGLVAVVMTVGYRGLYRVSEERRELIEELMRARTRLAESERRAGVVAERERLAHEIHDTVAQGLSSIQMLLHAVERDMPEGHPGIGKLQIARRAAAENLRETRAMIAALQPAALEGHSLVDALRRVSGGGDVPVEVVVDGEERPLPMKVEAGLLRIAQGAVANIREHSGARRARITLSFDAGAVRLDVVDDGRGFDVDEVVGSLGERAGLGHVGLAAMERRAEEIGGGVVVESRPGHGTAVAVSVPAAAAGAGGAAG; from the coding sequence ATGGCTGAGGACGAGCGCGGCGCACGGACGGACCCGGCGGCGGACGGGACGGCAGGGACGGCGCCCGTGCCGGGGGAGGTCACGACGGACACCCCCGCGGCCCCGGCGGACGGGCCGGGACGGACCCGGGCCCGGCCGGCCCCGCGGGGCGTGGACCTGCGGCAGACGGTCGTCCTCGTGACGGCGTTCCTCGTCGTCCTGCTCGCGCTGCTGCTGGCGGTGGTCGTGTCCGCGGCGTGGGCGGCGGCCGGCGGGGTGCCGGTGCCCACCCTCGCGCTCGCGGGGGCGTTCGGGGTGGTGTTCCTCCTCGGCGCCGTGGGGGTGCGCTCCCGCCCGGGGCCGGCCGTCACCGCCCTGTGGCTCGGGGTGCTCACGGTGCTGTGGGTCGCGCTGACGCTCGTCGAACCCTCGGCCGTGTACCTCGTGCTCGTCCTGTTCTTCCTCTCCCTCATCCTCGTGCGCTGGCCCTGGGGTGTGGTCGTGACGCTGTTGGCGATGGTCCTCGCGGTGGGGTTGTCCGTCGGGCTCGTCGGCCCGTCGGTCGGTGCCGTCCTCGGCCCGGTGCTCTCCGGGCTGGTCGCGGTCGTCATGACCGTCGGCTACCGGGGCCTGTACCGGGTGAGTGAGGAGCGGCGGGAACTCATCGAGGAGCTCATGCGGGCCCGGACGCGCCTCGCGGAGTCGGAGCGCCGCGCGGGGGTCGTCGCCGAACGGGAACGCCTCGCCCACGAGATCCACGACACGGTCGCCCAGGGCCTGTCGAGCATCCAGATGCTGCTCCACGCCGTCGAACGCGACATGCCCGAGGGGCACCCGGGCATCGGGAAGCTGCAGATCGCGCGCCGGGCGGCCGCGGAGAACCTCCGCGAGACCCGCGCGATGATCGCCGCGCTGCAGCCGGCCGCGTTGGAGGGGCACTCCCTCGTCGACGCGCTGCGGCGGGTGTCCGGGGGCGGGGACGTGCCCGTGGAGGTCGTCGTCGACGGTGAGGAGCGACCGCTGCCGATGAAGGTCGAGGCCGGGCTCCTGCGGATCGCCCAGGGGGCGGTGGCGAACATCCGGGAGCACTCGGGGGCGCGCCGGGCGCGGATCACCCTCTCGTTCGACGCGGGGGCCGTGCGGCTCGACGTCGTCGACGACGGCCGGGGTTTCGACGTCGACGAGGTCGTCGGGTCGCTCGGGGAGCGGGCCGGTCTCGGTCACGTGGGGCTCGCCGCGATGGAACGACGGGCCGAGGAGATCGGCGGCGGGGTGGTCGTCGAGTCCCGCCCCGGTCACGGCACCGCCGTGGCCGTGTCCGTGCCGGCCGCGGCGGCGGGGGCGGGCGGCGCGGCCGGTTAG
- a CDS encoding DUF2020 domain-containing protein, with the protein MTFPPRVRRRPPAVVCAGLTAVALTASLTACTGGSPAPLRDRAAAPTTSERTFPPVAGSELPVDATPDTTGDRTATCPYLDGPFVETTTGQRWTGTSLDPRFDPPACVFWSYEDVPQLTVMVRRMTTHRGAVDVVDTAAPVDSTQKALRPDGWSGGRGGDEASAGTGGGAAGSTGAVYAVWKDNLAVVVTASQEQSVKAERIAERVIADLGL; encoded by the coding sequence ATGACGTTCCCACCCCGCGTGCGCCGCAGGCCCCCGGCCGTCGTCTGCGCCGGACTCACCGCCGTGGCGCTGACGGCGAGCCTCACCGCCTGCACGGGCGGGTCCCCCGCCCCGCTCCGGGACCGCGCCGCCGCGCCGACGACCTCCGAACGGACGTTCCCGCCCGTCGCCGGCTCGGAGCTGCCCGTCGACGCGACCCCGGACACGACCGGGGACCGGACGGCGACGTGCCCGTACCTCGACGGGCCGTTCGTCGAGACCACGACCGGCCAGCGGTGGACCGGGACGAGCCTCGACCCCCGGTTCGACCCTCCCGCCTGCGTCTTCTGGTCCTACGAGGACGTCCCGCAGCTCACGGTCATGGTCCGGCGGATGACGACCCACCGCGGCGCGGTGGACGTGGTCGACACCGCCGCGCCGGTCGACTCGACGCAGAAGGCGCTCCGCCCCGACGGGTGGAGCGGCGGCAGGGGTGGCGACGAGGCCTCCGCCGGGACGGGCGGGGGCGCGGCCGGGAGCACCGGCGCGGTCTACGCGGTGTGGAAGGACAATCTGGCGGTGGTGGTCACGGCCTCCCAGGAGCAGTCCGTCAAGGCCGAACGCATCGCCGAGCGGGTGATCGCCGACCTCGGCCTGTGA
- a CDS encoding class E sortase, translating into MGRHRAPQREDRRAHLTVAGVVGELLLTVGAVLLLFVGYEVFWTNIEANKQQEAVAKDLDAVWNDENPRSLTAPQEGAAFARMYVPAFGSDWSFAVVQGVSDDDLEKGPGHYLDTAGPGEPGNFALAGHRVGRGAPFNDLGLLSACDAIVVETAGSWDIYRVLPIDAPPGERATQAASCLPPDVAQRVTDGDYAGVQGRSITTPDDVAVINPVPDQTRVDVEPGDLPLLTLTTCHPQFSNRERMIIHAVLERSERRQPGVLPAELTREV; encoded by the coding sequence ATGGGACGACACCGGGCACCGCAGCGGGAGGACAGGCGCGCACACCTCACGGTGGCGGGCGTCGTCGGGGAGCTGCTCCTCACCGTCGGTGCGGTGCTGCTCCTGTTCGTCGGCTACGAGGTCTTCTGGACCAACATCGAGGCGAACAAGCAGCAGGAGGCCGTCGCGAAGGATCTGGACGCGGTGTGGAACGACGAGAACCCGCGTTCCCTCACCGCCCCGCAGGAGGGGGCGGCGTTCGCGCGGATGTACGTCCCGGCGTTCGGGTCGGACTGGTCCTTCGCCGTCGTCCAGGGGGTGTCCGACGATGACCTGGAGAAGGGGCCGGGCCACTACCTCGACACCGCGGGGCCGGGTGAGCCGGGCAACTTCGCCCTCGCCGGGCACCGGGTCGGCCGGGGAGCGCCGTTCAACGACCTCGGCCTGCTGTCCGCCTGCGACGCGATCGTCGTCGAGACCGCCGGGTCGTGGGACATCTACCGGGTCCTGCCCATCGACGCCCCGCCCGGGGAGCGCGCGACGCAGGCGGCGTCGTGCCTGCCCCCGGACGTCGCGCAGCGGGTGACCGACGGCGACTACGCCGGGGTGCAGGGCCGGTCGATCACGACACCGGACGACGTCGCCGTCATCAACCCCGTGCCGGACCAGACGCGCGTGGACGTCGAGCCCGGTGACCTGCCCTTGCTCACGCTCACGACCTGCCACCCGCAGTTCTCGAACCGGGAGCGGATGATCATCCACGCCGTCCTCGAGCGCTCCGAGCGCCGGCAGCCGGGCGTCCTGCCCGCCGAACTGACCCGGGAGGTCTGA
- the yidC gene encoding membrane protein insertase YidC — protein MSLLIYPVSVVMTFWHRILTGVLGVSDATAWAVSIVLLVLTVRLFLLPFAYRQFKSTRFLVNLRPRVAALEAEFADRHDPGAAREKLRRQRELQREGGYRMRDGCVPALIQVPFFLGLYQLLLRISRPGDLEATEHHGVGVLDGQDVGHFLDASVAGVPLPAYSVMSDEQFAFLGTTASDVFHLALPLCIAASVFTTANFGYSLYRNWLTLDHNSALAISLFRGMWLLLPVLTLFPLIFGLGGPAPVAIMCYWVMNNLWTLAQSLGLHLTLDRIVPYTPEFMEHRDRMRDARRARRAEVREARRGLARRERERSRAVRAASREERRAVAARVAEESRLDQIATDRVVHRERYARAEVKERRRAEAAAARAAAAAGRKDAGEGAGSGSGADDDAGAGDRDATTDSGAGDPGRQTGDRDATADDDAGDAGQQTGDRDGTCDDAAPCDCAEAERIRTEFPEDTLDAPYGRHALPVRRSARCGGDVDTHPTPADSTDAAAPDADSTPGTGRDDTTETDPTA, from the coding sequence ATGTCCCTGCTCATCTACCCCGTCTCCGTGGTGATGACCTTCTGGCACCGCATTCTCACCGGGGTTCTCGGCGTCAGCGACGCGACGGCGTGGGCGGTGTCCATCGTCCTGCTCGTCCTCACGGTCCGGCTGTTCCTCCTGCCGTTCGCGTACCGCCAGTTCAAGTCCACCCGCTTCCTCGTGAACCTGCGGCCGCGCGTCGCGGCCCTCGAGGCGGAGTTCGCGGACCGGCACGACCCGGGCGCGGCGCGGGAGAAGCTGCGCCGTCAGCGGGAGCTCCAGCGGGAGGGCGGCTACCGGATGCGCGACGGCTGCGTCCCCGCGCTCATCCAGGTCCCGTTCTTCCTCGGCCTCTACCAGCTGCTCCTGCGTATCTCCCGGCCGGGCGACCTCGAGGCCACCGAGCACCACGGCGTCGGCGTCCTCGACGGCCAGGACGTCGGGCACTTTCTCGACGCCTCGGTGGCCGGGGTTCCCCTGCCGGCGTACTCCGTGATGTCCGACGAGCAGTTCGCGTTCCTCGGCACGACGGCGTCGGACGTCTTCCACCTCGCCCTGCCGTTGTGCATCGCGGCGAGCGTCTTCACGACCGCCAACTTCGGCTACTCCCTGTACCGCAACTGGCTGACCCTCGACCACAACTCGGCCCTGGCGATCTCCCTGTTCCGGGGCATGTGGCTCCTCCTGCCGGTCCTCACGCTGTTCCCCCTGATCTTCGGCCTCGGCGGCCCGGCCCCGGTGGCGATCATGTGCTACTGGGTGATGAACAACCTGTGGACGCTCGCCCAGTCGCTGGGCCTGCACCTCACCCTGGACCGGATCGTCCCGTACACGCCGGAGTTCATGGAGCACCGGGACCGGATGCGTGACGCCCGCCGGGCCCGACGGGCCGAGGTCCGGGAGGCTCGCCGCGGGCTCGCCCGTCGGGAGCGGGAGCGGTCCCGGGCGGTGCGCGCCGCGTCGCGGGAGGAGCGGCGGGCGGTCGCCGCGCGTGTCGCCGAGGAGTCCCGCCTGGACCAGATCGCGACCGACCGTGTCGTCCACCGCGAGCGGTACGCGCGGGCGGAGGTCAAGGAGCGCCGGCGTGCGGAGGCCGCCGCCGCCCGGGCCGCGGCCGCCGCCGGAAGGAAGGATGCCGGGGAGGGTGCCGGGTCCGGGTCGGGGGCCGACGACGACGCCGGGGCCGGCGACCGCGACGCCACGACCGACAGCGGAGCCGGTGACCCCGGCCGGCAGACCGGCGACCGGGATGCGACGGCAGACGACGACGCCGGTGACGCGGGGCAGCAGACCGGCGACCGGGACGGGACGTGCGATGACGCCGCCCCCTGCGACTGCGCGGAGGCGGAGCGGATCCGGACGGAGTTCCCGGAGGACACCCTCGACGCGCCGTACGGCCGGCACGCCCTGCCGGTCCGCCGGTCCGCCCGCTGCGGTGGTGACGTCGACACCCACCCGACCCCCGCCGACAGCACCGACGCCGCCGCCCCCGACGCGGACAGCACCCCCGGCACCGGCCGGGACGACACGACGGAGACGGACCCGACGGCGTGA
- a CDS encoding TetR/AcrR family transcriptional regulator, whose product MATAGSRGAKSGSTARRRNRPGPRQRLLASATALFTTEGIRVIGIDRILRDADVAKASLYSLFGSKDNLVVAYLEELDADWRRRWEAFVENMDKPEDRIVAFFDMCIAEEPGKNFRGSHFQNAASEYPRPETESEQRIRAAALEHRRWCRDTMAELLTEKFGYASRTLADQLMVFLDGGLAGAKMSRDVTPLQTARELAKQLLYTTPMMYSI is encoded by the coding sequence ATGGCAACCGCAGGAAGCCGGGGCGCGAAGAGCGGGTCGACCGCCCGGCGTCGCAACCGCCCGGGCCCCCGGCAGCGGCTCCTCGCCAGCGCCACCGCCCTGTTCACGACCGAGGGCATCCGCGTCATCGGCATCGACCGGATCCTCCGCGACGCCGACGTCGCCAAGGCCAGCCTCTACTCCCTGTTCGGGTCGAAGGACAACCTCGTGGTCGCCTACCTCGAGGAACTCGACGCGGACTGGCGTCGCCGCTGGGAGGCGTTCGTCGAGAACATGGACAAGCCGGAGGACCGCATTGTCGCGTTCTTCGACATGTGCATCGCCGAGGAACCGGGCAAGAACTTCCGCGGCTCCCACTTCCAGAACGCCGCGAGCGAGTACCCCCGGCCGGAGACGGAGAGCGAGCAGCGCATCCGCGCCGCCGCCCTCGAACACCGCCGGTGGTGCCGCGACACCATGGCCGAACTGCTCACGGAGAAGTTCGGCTACGCCTCCCGGACGCTCGCCGACCAGCTGATGGTGTTTCTCGACGGGGGGCTCGCCGGCGCGAAGATGAGCCGGGACGTCACCCCGCTGCAGACCGCCCGCGAGCTCGCGAAGCAACTGCTGTACACCACCCCGATGATGTACTCGATCTGA